A window of Microbacterium lushaniae genomic DNA:
TCGGCGGTCGCCGCGCTCGGCAGTGCGCGGATCACGACGTCCACGTCGGGCCGCATCGTGGGGAGCACCTCGGCACACACGGCCTTGAGGCGCCGGCGCACGGTGTTGCGCACGACGGCCGGTCCGACCTGCCGGCTCACGATGAAACCGAACCGAGCCACCGCGGGATCACCGGCACGCCCGACATAGGTGACGGTGTGCGCTCCTGCGCACCGGGTACCTCGCCGGACGGTGGCCTTGTAATCCGATCCGCGGGTGAGTCGGTTCGGTTTCGCGAG
This region includes:
- the rnpA gene encoding ribonuclease P protein component, translated to MLAKPNRLTRGSDYKATVRRGTRCAGAHTVTYVGRAGDPAVARFGFIVSRQVGPAVVRNTVRRRLKAVCAEVLPTMRPDVDVVIRALPSAATADFASLRAEVTRCLQRRAAA